In the genome of Pseudarthrobacter sp. IC2-21, one region contains:
- a CDS encoding FHA domain-containing protein, with the protein MSELTITALRFGFLILLWVLIFSIVSAMRRDLMVGRKAAAGTPTARQVRKNPELAEAPPQPVKQQAHQLVVTEGPLKGTTLPLAASPILLGRAQEATLVLEDDYASGRHARLFPQGSRWFIEDLGSTNGTYLADQQLTRALPVDLGVPVRIGKTVIELRP; encoded by the coding sequence ATGAGCGAACTGACCATTACCGCCCTGCGGTTCGGGTTCCTGATCCTGCTCTGGGTTCTGATCTTCAGCATCGTCTCCGCCATGCGCCGTGATCTCATGGTGGGCCGGAAAGCTGCCGCGGGTACGCCCACGGCGCGTCAGGTCCGGAAAAACCCCGAACTGGCCGAAGCTCCCCCGCAGCCGGTCAAACAGCAGGCCCACCAGCTTGTTGTCACCGAAGGTCCGCTCAAAGGCACCACGCTCCCCCTGGCCGCCAGCCCCATCCTGCTGGGCCGCGCCCAGGAAGCCACCCTCGTTCTTGAGGATGACTACGCCTCGGGCCGCCACGCCCGGCTGTTCCCGCAGGGAAGCCGCTGGTTCATTGAGGACCTTGGCTCCACGAACGGCACCTACCTCGCCGACCAGCAGCTGACCCGGGCGCTGCCCGTGGACCTGGGTGTACCCGTGAGAATCGGCAAGACGGTCATCGAATTGAGGCCATAG
- a CDS encoding DUF3662 and FHA domain-containing protein encodes MGLLDKVERGIEKAVRGVFSTGSRAQVEPVEIASRLRRELDHKALTVAAGRTLAPNVFDVELSDNDFTRAQEWGTPLAEELCDVVINHVRSQGYTLQGPVRISFRRAEELRAGDFEIASSTEKSSGSPAAPAPRPNLPAAPTRQPVRLQPVLDIDGQRYSLNAPSIVLGRSSEADILVDDTGVSRRHLEIRTEGGVTSAMDLGSTNGSYVNGHKVAGSTELTDGSTITMGRTKIIFRLLPANPGGRP; translated from the coding sequence ATGGGATTGCTGGACAAGGTCGAGCGCGGCATCGAAAAGGCCGTCCGCGGTGTCTTCTCCACCGGCTCGCGGGCCCAGGTGGAACCGGTTGAAATCGCCAGCCGCCTCCGCCGCGAACTCGACCATAAGGCCCTCACCGTTGCCGCCGGCCGCACGCTGGCCCCCAACGTTTTTGACGTCGAACTCAGTGACAACGACTTCACCAGAGCCCAGGAATGGGGAACGCCCCTCGCCGAAGAACTCTGTGATGTTGTCATCAACCACGTCCGCAGCCAGGGCTACACCTTGCAGGGGCCGGTCCGGATCTCGTTCCGCCGTGCCGAGGAGCTGCGTGCCGGGGACTTCGAAATTGCCTCCTCCACGGAGAAGTCTTCCGGTTCCCCCGCCGCCCCGGCGCCCAGGCCCAACCTTCCGGCAGCCCCTACACGGCAACCGGTCCGGCTCCAGCCTGTGCTGGACATCGACGGCCAGCGGTATTCACTCAATGCCCCCTCCATCGTCCTCGGACGCTCGTCCGAAGCTGACATTCTGGTGGATGACACCGGCGTCTCGCGGCGCCACCTGGAGATCCGCACCGAAGGCGGCGTGACCAGCGCCATGGACCTCGGGTCCACGAACGGCAGCTACGTCAACGGCCACAAGGTCGCGGGCAGCACCGAACTGACAGACGGCTCCACAATCACGATGGGACGGACAAAGATCATCTTCCGCCTGCTCCCCGCCAACCCTGGTGGCCGCCCGTGA